A stretch of DNA from Doryrhamphus excisus isolate RoL2022-K1 chromosome 6, RoL_Dexc_1.0, whole genome shotgun sequence:
CAACAATGAGCTTCTCATGATGATCACCGCTAACAAAAGCCAGCCACCCACCAGGAAGTTTCGTGTGGAGCGAGCAGCCGCCAGTCAAGTGCCACTCACTTACAACTCCAGTCCAGAACAAGTCAAGACTTGGCTCAGCGAAAAGGGATTCTCTAAGCCGTACGTCTtctgcagcactcgtgcaacaCAAAAACTTAAAACAATGTTTTAAATTACTCTTACCTTGTTGACCATCCGAAAACAGGACAGTGGAATGTTTGGGCATCCTGACTGGAGCTCAGCTCTTTTCTCTCAACAAAGATGAGCTGAAGGCGGTGTGTGGTGACGAAGGTGGTCGTGTCTACTGTCAGATAACTGTGCAGAAGACACAAATAGAGGTCAGTCATTGAAATCCGGCATAGCCTTTAGACATTGCCAAAAAATACCACACTATTTAATtcatcatccattttctgtagcaCTTaatctcacgagggttgcgggtatgctggagcctatcccagctgtctttgggcgagaggcggggtacaccctggactggtcgccagccaatcacagggcacatatagacaaacaaccattcacactcacattcatacctatggacaatactaatgtaattaaaaatatacaactgGCTATCCAATTATAAGCTGTttcctaaaaatatatttttcaaaataatgttttgaTCATTAGTGAGGTAGTGAGTGCTATGCTGAAACAAGATGTTTTTAATTTCAGAGTAATTACACAGTAATGGTACAGTAATTTGCTGTTTCCTCTTGTGGAGCAAAATCCTAACGACAGTAGCTCTAAGATACAGAATGATTTTGTGGCTGACAGTATTTTGCACCATTACTTAACTGTATTGTGGCATTTTTGCAGAAGACGAATGGGGACTCTGAGCTTCAGGAGATCATGAAACGCAGACAGGAGCGTATTGACTCAGGCAGCACAGACTGAAGCTTCACAACGTCCTCCCTTACAATTTCATAATCAATCTGCTGCATTAGGACATACATAACAAAGCATATTCACATGTTGTACACATtttaattgtatatttattttctatctctCAAAAGTGGATGTATTCAAACTAATTTGTTGTCGCTAATGTTTCAATGTGTGTGGACAAACAAATGTCTTATGTAcagttttatgtgtgtgtgtgtgtgtgtgtgtgtgggacatGCATGTGCAGTACAGTATGTGATTGTAGAGGCATTGTGGTCCATgttgatgcttttttttgtccatatcGCTAATGGTACAGTTTACtttgaacatgcaaacaatTTACATAGCAGTACATcacgtttacacttgcacaattcaacatgtctgagaAGTAATATTGCAGCTGTTAAGCAAATAGGAGCTTGTTGCATAATTTGTGCCAGGATGTTTGACATTTTCTGCGATGTAGCCAATGATTTGAATATTAGTGTTTACAGTGGGAATACATGAAACACTGCTAACAGAAATATTATCATCCTTCTTATTATTATCGTCCCTTTTGACAATCTGACTTAGTATTGACTAAAGATGTATTACGTCGATGTTGTTCAAGTGTTGCGGAGTGGACAGGAAGGGTCAGGGTTGCCACAATtaccctttttgttttttgtgaaagtTAAAATACGGGAAATTTACAGGAAATGAATAAAGCGGTAAACCAAGCGTTGACAGGTGTGACCCAATTTCAAGTCCATAATCACAGAGAAATGTACAACAATTCTGAATGGAGTGTAAAATCTCGTGAAATTGTGGTTGTTAtcattgttgtgttgtatttagggaaccaaaatatcaaagtacaTTTTCCCAAAACTACATTGTTCTGGCATTTTAGATGATGGAATTAAATGGACTGTACATATGATGCAAAATGACCTGATTAAAAGTTGGTAAATGTGTGATACCAAATAGTAGTCTTCATGTTTTTCACTGAATAAATAGTATAACTAAAGGTAGACAAAATGCATTTAAGAGACTAACAATAATGGCACACATTTAACACTATAAAcagtatttaaaataattttcaaaccacattgttatattatttatattattattatttacaaacaaTAAGTGgcattatgttgtttttgtctccaACTTGAATCAGTCACATAAGctgcaaaaaacagcagaacaagTATATGAAAAGCTCAGGATGAAGAACAGAGCccattatattcattcaaaaTACATTAGTGGGCTGCAATATTATATTGATTGTTGATTACTATAGTGGCAAAATTGTCACATTCAATTGTTGTTCCATGGAGTAGGACAAGAGGAGTACTGCTAAGCATGTGCAACTTGTTAGCTATCTTTGTTGGTAtgggcagcaaaaaaaatgtgatttgaccagaacagtaataataatttacaaagaGCAAATCAATCACATATCCTTAAATGCAAGAACACAATCATTTATAAAGATACGCATCAAGCCAGAGTTCCCCCGATGTTTTCAATGACCTGGAAAAAAGTTGTTtctatcattaattattatttagaaaATGCACGTGGGAATTAGTATCAGACTTACTTGATGACATCAGCCAGGCCTTGCCTCAGGGACTTCACTTGGTAAGGAATCTTGTGTTTTTTACAGAGAGCATGCACCAGCGGCGCCACCCGGTGGAAGTTGTGACGCGGCATTGTTGGGAAAAGACTTGCAACACAGAAAAGACACTTCATTCAATCCTTTAAATGAATATATACCTTGTATGACTCACTGGTGTTCAATCTGGAAGTTGAGATGTCCACTGAACCAGTCATTGAAGAAGGACTTCTCAATGTTGCAGGTGGCTTGTAGCTACATCCCATAAGAAAGATGATGAGCATGATGCTGCAAGTGGAGGTGAGGTTGATTTCTCAGCAGGTACCTGCATGGTGAGCCAGTCCTGATGCTTCTCATGGTCGATATCCATTGGCAGGTGATTCATCTGAGTCACCCACACAAACCAGTGGCTCTCCAGAAACCTGTCAAACACAGAAACACAGATCAAGTATTTTACTCTGTCCTACAATGCAGATTTTagtgcattttattttacatgaatgaatgaatgaacctactCTAGGCAAATAAACGGCCTAGTTCACACTACAAATTAGGTGAGCAGTAGTGGCCTCTGCAGGTAAATTTGGTAATACAGGACCCTGGCTGTTATTACTGTTCCAAAATTTGGGCctcaggtatgctggagcctatcccagctgtcttcgggcaagaggcggtgtacaccccggactggtcgccagccaatcacagggcacatatagacaaacaaccattcacactcccattcataccacagacaatttggagtcgccaattaacctaacatggttttggaatgtgggaggaaaccggagtacccggagaaaatccacggatgcacgggaagaacatgcaaattccacacagagatgcccaagcgcaGAATCTAAGTGTTTAAGATGAATAATGACATTTGAAGAGCTGTCATGTAAGGCCTTGTCAGCACAGTATGTTGCTTTTGCTAGCTACCAAATAGTTTTCTTAATGTAATTAAAGCTTCCTTTAGGAGAGCTTCAGGCTTCAATACTATTGATGATTTAAAGTCATGGCACCCAGTGGCTACAGTACATTAACTGGCCATAAAACAAGTCCTTTTAAAAAGCGTGACCCTCATTGAGTGACTAAATCACTTACCTGACAAAGATGATGAGCACTATTGAGCCCAGAAGACCATAAAGGGGAACATAACAGCTGAAGTAGCGAAGGTAGTAAGACACTGACCAGGCCATATCCTGAACAAAAAGGAAAGCTGCTTAATGTGATGGTTACAAGGCTCATTGACACTTATTACATATACccattatgaaatattatattatgcatTTAAAGCAATACAGGACAATGCAGTATTATTGTAGTTTAGCAATGTTACTTGCCAAGGTTTGTGAGTCGATCACAGCTTTTGTCTTGACTCAATGTTAAAGCAATGGGGACCGAAGGCATTATTGTCCGTGTTAAAATCTGCTCTAACTTTTAATATTTGGTAGAGTAGTGAATGAGGTATCAGATTCAAGTCATGCTTTATCAGATAGAATTAACCACAGACTTTGCTACATACTGCTGGTTTGTCCTGTCTAAAAACAGACAACATGGTTAACATAAGACTGAATGTTCGGTTTTTCCGATTTAAGGCATAGGTGTATGTTTGGAAATCAGTAACTACTATAGTGTGCTAAGAAGTTAACTACCGTTccaaaatgctaaataaaatgctaacttgctaattacAGTTCTAGAGAGCCAAAatcattgctagctagctagttgaCATTGTTTAGCTAACTGATAATTCACATTCTAAAAAGTGAACTTGTATGCTAATTTGCTAACATTGTAAATTAGGTTCTTATGTGTTATATAACATGGTAATTAGCTAGGGTGACcattgtatccttgttaaaacatattgctccttTCGTCACATTTCTATGTATCTATTTCGATGtattttcctcctccttccttccccctTTCCATAATGGCGCCCCACAGCCGCACCTTGATGATGCACAACCTTTCGTCAACATTGTGGGTGTTGTTGGGGATCAAACTTGCAGACACTCATCATTTCAGAGTCAGAAAGGTAGTGAACAAACATTCATGTAAATTCCAATGCATTCTGAACAGCGTAGGAAGGCACAGAAGAGCTGACAATGATCTACAGTCCCTTATCCAATCAGGATATGTGTAGGTTCTCCCTTAACCAATCAGGACACAGATACAACACGTGGGTGGGCTAACTAACAAACATGGCAACTAACCACAACTAATTACATAAATAAGCTGCTAATAAGCTATTGTTCTCACGAggcaataaacaaaacatgctaatgAGCCAACTAACTACCGTGCTAATGGGCCAAATAAGTAACCAACAAATGCTAATGACCTTGCTTGTGAAAGTGAAATAAGGtgctaatgtaatttaataatgtgaaaattaCTACACCAATGAGCTAATTAACTCATCAATGTGCTAATATTCTCATGAGGTAAGTAAAAGATCCTAATGACTCTAGAAAATATAAGAgaaatgaatgagaatgagtATCTTACCACCCAGTCACGTCGAGATATCATACCATGTATTATTTGAATGTGGAAATAAACTGGAATTAACAGTGGCGGTCCaactaaaaaacacaaaaacttgTCATGGGTTCATTCTTGACTATGATAGTTATTGGAAAGAATACAAAAGCATACCCAGAAAAAAGTACTGATGCTGATGGTTGTAGGGCATACGTTTGATCTTTTTGGTGCCATACTGTGGAAGACAAAAGTGTTCAGTTAGGATGGTAAATGATAAAGGTGCGGTGCTCTATTTGGAGTTCATGTTAAGTTGTGTTTCGGTATTAAGCCTGCATGTTAATGTATTACTGCttaccaggggtgcccattacTTTGATTGGGATTGAGGCCCATTGTGTGTCCCCTCCTGATTCATCGTGTGAACACCCCTACTGTATATGGACATTATGTTAAAGTGCACTACTGTATAAGGATTGTGTGTTAAGGAGTGTTACTGTATATAGGCAGTATGGGAAGGTGCATTACTGTATACTGACTGTATGTTAAGGTGTTTTTCTATACATGATCTGTACGTTGAGCATGCCTCCACAGGCTGGGTGGCTCCAACAACAAAGATGCGCAGCATGTTGACATCAGGGTCCTTGCTAAAGACGTTGGGTTTAGCATGATGCTGGAAATGTCGATGATTCCACCAGTTTGCAGAAGCTccctaatgcaaaaaaaaaaaaaagtatttgatttCACTTCATTGGATTTGTAAGAACAGATGTGTTACCTTTAAGTGTCCAATGAGAAACTTGTGGGCGATATGATTCCATGTGGACTTTTTGAATACAGACAGGTGACCAAAATCATGCTGCAACCACCCTGCTTGGGACTTGAAGTggaaataataaagacaaaattaaGTGTTGCataaaaaaagtcatgtgaaaaaaaattaaatttcaatCAAACTTAAGTGGTCTAAAATTCGGACACATAAGAACATGTGATGTAtctgtcagaaaaataatagcacggCCAACACAGTatgggtgcatgttttgacatacattcacccttttgtgtgcagtgaTGCACCATGGTGCGTGCTAATGTTTTCACATGAATATACATTAATCAGTAAGATCACATTCCTCCTCTCACCTGTGCAATTGCCAATAAGACAGCACAGAACAGTGTTAGGGGCCAACGGGTGCCCCAGAACCACACCAGCATCCAGGCCAGGATCTCCAGCAGTAGGATGTGAACCAGGTGGGCTAGGAAGAAGACGGGCTGGGCTTGAAACAGACCTTGGTACTCTGCTTGAGCACGTAAAGCCTGGAAGTCCTTTATGACTGTAGCCTAAGAGAATGGAGCACAGAATACTGTACAGATGCATTATTCCGAAGTTACCGCTGCTTAACATCAGTTTATCTTTCTGTTCCCGTACTGTCAAAGCATTAattctgcctggcaacaagtGAACAGTAACCAGCAACAATAAATGAGCACTTCTGTTGATCTACTTTTCCTGTACTTGCTATGCCCATTTTCCACTGCAAGGTACCAGTGGGCCTGAAGGCATCAGTGGGAAGGAGACATGTTAACAACAGTAATGAAGGAGAACAAAGgtctactgtatttacatttcagACATGCTAAGaggtttattttattcaagagTAGAAAGAGAGGGAAGCCACATCAAAGTAGAGACTGTGGAGTGTACCGCGGCAGCTTGGAAAGGAAAAGAAGAGTACCATGCAGTGGAAATAGGGCATAGGGCATTGATAAATGACTGATTTGGTGTTTGTGTCGTTCCTCTTCTATATTAGAACAGCACAGGGAAAAATAGGTCAACAGGTAAGCTAGTGTCACCAAAAAAGTGCTAATGAATAATGCAGCAGATTTgtatgtgtttgttgtgttgtaATAATTCTAAAAGTCAAAGATTAttcttacatttttctgtcTGTCCTGACTGGGCTCTGTCTCCACCAGCTCTCCAACCAGCAGTGGCTTCAGAAAGCGTTGCACAAACTTCTTATCGGAATGAAAAGCAGTGAATGCATCCTGGAGACGGGGGGCGTAAACAATTAGAAGATTGTTAATCGGAAATCAAGATATGAACAAAGCATGTGTACCGTGGCATCCTCTCCAGCATAATGGTGGATGACCTGAAAACCTCCAGGGTGCCGCCTGGCCCACTGTGTGATGTTGTAAACCTTTCGATCAATGACCAACCACTGATCATTTCTGCTGCAGTGTCTCTGGATCTCCTCCCAGGTGTAAACCCTGTTCCCCATCTCCGTCAGCTGGCCACCGGCACTCATCCTCATTGTCCTTACACTTAACAGCTCAAGTCAATACTCTAAAAAGCcaaatattccaagaaaaagAAGCAACAAGGAGCTTGCTTGACTTGTTGCTGTGTGCACTAGTTTGTAACATAagtgaagaaggacaaagaataGTCCAACAGGCACACAAATAATTCATGCAGAATTGGATATGCAGGTTGGTGATCAGTCGTCTGTGACAAAATGACTAGAAATGCATCTGAAAGCTCTTCTTAATGGattaaagggcacctattatggtatgctttttccacttttctgaccaatcgTAAATGCGGTCAGAgcaaacgatgccaaagtttcagataatgaggtttgcacatttggaagggagccttgaaagaagtttcagagagtttttttggTACTTGTACAAACTAAAGTACttgggagtatgaccaatcacagcggagtgggcatgctcagaggcgggtcgtgggtggaataaattaaaacagaccgttttggaaatcctaAGGAGATACAACTGAAATaggtgaagattctggaagatctagaaagttttctgtgcggtttattgtgtgtaccacaactcaattcaaagggccgaataatgagcataataggtcccctttcgcTTAAAAACCATTGATGCAGTGCAGCGCTACACTGCtcacatatttaatatattgtgAAATTAATACTTTTCCAACAATATCAAGATAAACACCATTGTTTTTGTAAAGGCATCATTGTGAGGGTGTAACTTCAGTCATTTCTTTATGTGTACATAAGAATAAGATCGGATTGTGCCTTTTAGGATTTATGTTAAATAAAGAGCTACGACTTAAAAATAGAGATTGCAATACCGTCTTGTACCAGCAGGAAGTGCAAACGAGCAGCTCAAGTAGACAACTTGTCCTCACGTGACCCTAAAGAACAACATGGTAGCTTTCTCTCATTAATCATTGAAAAAGTAGAACTACCCTTAATATATTAGatgtatatattttggaaatagCATAAGATACAACATGTTCCACTATTGTGTCATCGCATTACAGTCTGGGTCATTCATTTGCCTCATCAGTCGCAATCACCAGCCTCTCCACCTCTCCTGTCTGTCTCCAGTCAAATGTCCACTGTGTCATTTCAGGGTCGTTTCAAAGTAGTGCAGAAATGTGCAGATCAGCCTTTTGGTCTGCAGCATATCAGCCAGGATTATCCTCAAGCAGCCATGAGGCCTGTCAACCCCCTTCTCCTTGTTTGCATCTAAAGACAGGCCCAATGACCCCAGCAGGTTTGaaatgctttttattttaagtCCTAACTCATTTTCACAGTACTCTGAAACATATCACATTGCACAAAGGTCTCAGTCTGTCACTATAGCTTTTATGGGCTTTTACATAAGAGCCATTGTGACATCATAACACTGCACAAGAGCTCTTAGCAAGGACTTCATTCAATTTAGGTTTTATAAAGATGACAGCATGCAGTTGTCTATTTCATgtattgtagtttttctttaattgTGTAACATATCTGACAATAAAAACGTAAAGAATAAATGGACGTCACATAATGTTTTCTGATTGTATTCAAATGAACATAGTGAAAATGATTATATATGGTCATGATTCATAAATTTGATGATGTCCCACAAACTTTTGCACTGCattgtatttgtgtgtctgCTTTGTGTCTCAGCTGAAAGTCAAACACGGTTTTTAACTGGTCAATAAAAAacctgtggaaaaaaagcacaaggcATCTTtggaggtctttttttttttacccaactaTTACTACTCTATGTAATATACTGCTGCATGagcatatatatatgtcaacccataatatatgtaaattgattaaaatatttaatcatgattaatcatgtttTGTCCTGAGTTGATAAcacacaattaatcacagatagaaaaaaagtttttatctataataagtagggatgtaaatctctttgtggtcaATGATTCGATACATTAATTGGCCACttaattaggtacacctgtacaaTCTGATGGGATCCCAGATCTATATCAAAGAGCCTGTCTTTTGTAAAATAACAGTAATAAGAAATGATTATTAGTATTGTTAAAAGGTGAGGGAGGGAAAAGAGGACCAAGTTTTTGGAAAGAGAAGACGCTCTAGTACAtccacacacatactgtatccaCTCACACTTGACCATGTGATGTGATGCCACATGTTCCAGTTACacagggaggagggaggggggaggggggaggcagCAGTTTGAATGTAAACCTCCTCACTGATGGCGACACCCAGACAACATCGGAACTACAGAGTCAGTACGCTTTGTACTGTTTCTAAAATGTGTATTAGTTCTTCCATCGTGGATCAGACCTTTGAAAGGACCTGGGCCTCTTTCTAATGGCAACTGCATTAACTTCCTTtacgtgcttttttttttttttttttttgctgcaggcCAAGTCATCCAGCAGAGCACACGTAGGGCTCATCATCCAGAGAAGAGCAGGAAGATGGAAATGAGGGACAATTTAACAGGCTAAAGGGCCAGTTTTGTACCTGCCTTAATGGAGCATGTGGATCATGGGACCTTAACCTTAACCACAGAGGAATGCAAAGAGAAGAGAGAAGGGTAAGAACTGCAAAAACTCAACGCAAAGTTGAGCTCTATACAGTGGACTACCAGCATTactgttactactactattactattactattattactactactactactatttgcACTATTCTACATTGTGCTAAATGGCTGCAGGATGGCGACAGTTATAGGCCTGAGGCATGATGTGTTTTGCAGCTGCAAGCTCAAAACAAGAGTCTAAGTTAGTTTGTCATCACATCACATGACTCTGCTCTGACTCAAGTCAAGGAGTCAGGGGGCCACAGCATGGGAAACTCCTCCGGGAAGGGCGAGGGAgacgaagaggaagaggagattATGCAAAAGAATAAGAAGAACCAAGATGAGGAAGTTGAAGAGGAGCTTCCGCTCGGTGTGGAGGAGTTGTTGGAGAGTGGGGATCCAGTGTTGGACCTCAGCTACCGTAGATTTAAGCGTTTACCTGCACGGGTTTATGGCCTGACGCACGTAGAGAAGCTCTACGTTTGTGGAAACAGCCTTCGCACACTTCCTGAAAGCATCGCCCAGCTGCAAGGCCTGCGGATCCTTGCCCTGGACTTCAACAAGATGGAGGATGTTCCTCTCGCCATCTGCCAGCTGGCCCACCTCACCCGCCTCTACCTGGGCAGCAACCGCCTCATGACGCTCCCGCCTGAGCTGAAGAACCTGCAGAGCCTGCGCTGCTTGTGGATGGAGAGCAACTACTTCCAGTGGTTCCCCAGAGAGCTGTATGAACTCCCCAACCTCAGGTCTCTGCAAATGGGCGACAACCGGCTCAAGACCCTGCCTCCTGACCTGACCCGCATGGAGACTCTGAGGGGGCTGTGGCTCTATGGGAATCGCTTCCAGACCTTCCCAAAAGTCCTCCTAAGCATGGAAAGCTTGGAAATCCTGGACCTGGACCGCAACAAGATAACCGAGTTCCCCAGCTTGAAGCGCCTCAGATCCCTTCGCCTCTTCTCCTATGACCACAATCCTGTCAAGGAGCCTCCTAAAGTGGGCGAGGAGGTGACAGTAGTTGGGGAAGGTGCTGCAGAGTTCTTGGAGGAGCGTGAGGCCAGGAAGGAGAGGCAACGGAAGGCTGAGGAGCAAGAGGCAGAGGAGTCAGCTTTGGCAGGAGAGGAGCCCGTCATTCACGGCATCTTGAAGAACAGCAGCTCCAACCGACCACCAAGCGAGGTGGACCTCAAGGACGAGGAAGACATTAGCGCTCCAATGGCAGAATACGATGGCGGTGAGTTGGAGTATGACGAAGAAGCGTTTGAGTATGAGACGGAAGAGCTGATCTGTGAGGGAGAGGGATTTGAGTACGAAGGAGAGGAGCTGGAGTATGACAGAGCTCACATGGACTATGAGtatgaggaggagatggagtCCAAGGAAGAGGCATAACAGACTGAGATGATCTGCAGGCCGGTGGCCCACCAGATACATTTATCTTATCTTTAACTCTGCTGCTAATTTAAAAATTCTCATTAACTGTGAAAATGAAAAGTTTCATCTCGGTCCTCTGTCAATCAGAGCAGGACTCGAATAGAGTGTGTgtggatatgtgtgtgtgtgagtacagTATTATTAAATTGCCACCCACCTGTTGAAGTCGGTGTATGTCATTCCTGGTAAAAGAAGGCTAACCACTAATCAATGCACTTTGGGGAGGTAttgttttacattacattatttaatttattttattgaaaaaccCTTGACAATCcaattacaatgttaaatacTTATATTATACTCATAATACTTCAATTAAACTTGCTTTTGATGTGGTGTACTTGCATTTTATCATtacattaatgaaaaatatgattaGCACATCTCTAGCATATATATGTCATCATGTTTCGTATCTGTTTTATGTACCGAGTGGTGCACCTCTGTGCGGCCATGTAAAAGTGCATGTTGGATTTAGAGATGCAAAATATTTATGTCGTGCTAAACACACGAGTCACTTCCCAGTGTCAGCGTTGTGTAAGCAGTCCTGTGAGGCCGTCCAAACATTATTGGATGTTGTCTCATAACCATAAAAGGCAGGTCCACATGGAGCGATGGTTTCAAACATgagattttgtattttaatcacTAAGCTGCACCTTCTTGTAGGTCACAGCCTTAGCTCTGTCATCAACTTTGTATACTGTACTAtcccgccccccctccactTTGACGACACCCTCGTGTCCACACCTCCTCCACCTGTGTCTCTGAACGTGAACATGTCCTTCCTCTCATCTCAGCGAGTCATTATTCATGTAGGGCTCTAAGTGTAACGCAATCCTCGCATCTTTTTTCACTTCTCATTGAAAGAGTGAAATATTCATCCCCCACGCTGAAATATTCATGCAGCCGCATACTCTCATATGTCTGTCTTTCTTCGCCGCTTATGTTCATGAGCACACTCAATCTGGTGATTTCTTTACTTGAATTGCAATATTTAACATCCGAGGAGCACAACATGTTACACATTAAAGGGGAGgtgcatttgtttttatttttgcccaTTATTCATACTCACACTAAATCCGTTGTGGCTATGACATTTTATATTGTTGGGTTGAGTCATAGTACTATATTGACACAAAtataagtttgtttgttttttactagaaaaaaaGGTCTGAAAAGACAGGTCATCTAAGATACCTAGTATATACAATAGGTGGCGCCCAAAATTGA
This window harbors:
- the LOC131131331 gene encoding leucine-rich repeat-containing protein 10B; protein product: MGNSSGKGEGDEEEEEIMQKNKKNQDEEVEEELPLGVEELLESGDPVLDLSYRRFKRLPARVYGLTHVEKLYVCGNSLRTLPESIAQLQGLRILALDFNKMEDVPLAICQLAHLTRLYLGSNRLMTLPPELKNLQSLRCLWMESNYFQWFPRELYELPNLRSLQMGDNRLKTLPPDLTRMETLRGLWLYGNRFQTFPKVLLSMESLEILDLDRNKITEFPSLKRLRSLRLFSYDHNPVKEPPKVGEEVTVVGEGAAEFLEEREARKERQRKAEEQEAEESALAGEEPVIHGILKNSSSNRPPSEVDLKDEEDISAPMAEYDGGELEYDEEAFEYETEELICEGEGFEYEGEELEYDRAHMDYEYEEEMESKEEA
- the fads2 gene encoding acyl-CoA 6-desaturase isoform X2, which encodes MRMSAGGQLTEMGNRVYTWEEIQRHCSRNDQWLVIDRKVYNITQWARRHPGGFQVIHHYAGEDATDAFTAFHSDKKFVQRFLKPLLVGELVETEPSQDRQKNATVIKDFQALRAQAEYQGLFQAQPVFFLAHLVHILLLEILAWMLVWFWGTRWPLTLFCAVLLAIAQSQAGWLQHDFGHLSVFKKSTWNHIAHKFLIGHLKGASANWWNHRHFQHHAKPNVFSKDPDVNMLRIFVVGATQPVEYGTKKIKRMPYNHQHQYFFLVGPPLLIPVYFHIQIIHGMISRRDWVDMAWSVSYYLRYFSCYVPLYGLLGSIVLIIFVRFLESHWFVWVTQMNHLPMDIDHEKHQDWLTMQLQATCNIEKSFFNDWFSGHLNFQIEHHLFPTMPRHNFHRVAPLVHALCKKHKIPYQVKSLRQGLADVIKSLKTSGELWLDAYLYK
- the fads2 gene encoding acyl-CoA 6-desaturase isoform X1, translated to MLVWFWGTRWPLTLFCAVLLAIAQSQAGWLQHDFGHLSVFKKSTWNHIAHKFLIGHLKGASANWWNHRHFQHHAKPNVFSKDPDVNMLRIFVVGATQPVEYGTKKIKRMPYNHQHQYFFLVGPPLLIPVYFHIQIIHGMISRRDWVDMAWSVSYYLRYFSCYVPLYGLLGSIVLIIFVRFLESHWFVWVTQMNHLPMDIDHEKHQDWLTMQLQATCNIEKSFFNDWFSGHLNFQIEHHLFPTMPRHNFHRVAPLVHALCKKHKIPYQVKSLRQGLADVIKSLKTSGELWLDAYLYK